The sequence GCATCACCTGTTCCTGGTAGACGATGATGCCCTGGGTCTCTTCGAGAATGTCGTCGATCAGCGGGTGGATCGATTCCAGCTCGCGCTTGCCGTTCTTGACGTCGCAATAGGTCGGGATGTTCTCCATCGGGCCGGGGCGGTACAGGGCGACCAGCGCGACGATATCCTCGATGCACGTGGGTTTCATGCGCTTGAGCGCGTCCATCATCCCGCTCGATTCCACCTGGAAGACCGCCACCGTCCTGGCCGAGGCGTAAAGCCTGTAGGAAGCCTCGTCATCTAGCGGGATCGTCGAGATGTCGTCGAGCAACCCCTCCGGCGGGGTGAACAGCTCCGTCCCGTCGGCGGCGATGTGCAGGTGGCGGCCGCTGGCCTTGATCTGATCCACCGCGTTCTGGATCACCGTCAGCGTCTTGAGGCCGAGGAAGTCGAACTTCACCAGCCCCGCCTGTTCGACCCACTTCATGTTGAACTGCGTCGCCGGCATGTCGGAGCGGGGATCCTGGTAGAGCGGCACCAGCGCATCCAGCGGGCGATCCCCGATCACCACCCCCGCCGCGTGGGTTGAGGCATTCCTGAGCAGCCCCTCGACCTGCTGGCCGTAGTCGAGCAGCCGCGCCACCACCTCCTCGTTCTTGGCTTCCTCGCGCAGGCGCGGCTCATCGGCCAGCGCCTTCTCGATGGAGACGGGCTTGACCCCCTCGACCGGGATCATCTTGGACAGCCGGTCGACCTGGCCGTAGGGCATCTGCAGGACGCGCCCGATGTCGCGCACGGCGGCCTTGGACAGCAGCGCGCCGAAGGTGATGATCTGCCCGACCTTGTCGCGCCCGTACTTGCGCTGCACGTACTGGATCACCTCCTCGCGGCGGTCCATGCAGAAGTCGATGTCGAAGTCGGGCATGGAGACCCGTTCGGGATTGAGGAACCGCTCGAACAGCAGCGAATAGCGCAGCGGATCGAGGTCGGTGATCAGAAGGGCATAGGCCACCAGCGACCCCGCGCCCGATCCGCGTCCGGGACCGACCGGGATGTCATGCGCCTTGGCCCACTTGATGAAATCGGCCACGATCAGGAAGTAGCCGGGGAACCCCATGCCCTCGATGATGCCCAGCTCGAACTCGAGCCGCTTCTCGTAGTCCTCCACGGGGGCCGCATGCGGGATGATCGCGAGCCGGGCGCGCAGCCCCTCCTGTGCCTGGCGGCGCAGTTCGGCGACCTCGTCGTCCGCGAATTTCGGCAGGATCGGCGCCCGACGGTAGGCCATGAAGGCACAGCGGCGCGCGATTTCCACCGTGTTTTCCAGCGCCTCCGGCAGGTCGGCGAAAAGCGCGACCATCTCCGCCTCGGTCTTGAAATAGTGTTGCGCGGTCAGACGCCGGCGCGGCTGCTGCTGGTCGACGTAGGCACCTTCGGCGATGCAAATCAACGCGTCATGGGCCTCGTACATGTCGGCCTTGGGAAAGTAGACATCGTTCGTGGCGACCAGCGGCAGGTCCATGGCATAGGCCATTTCCACGAGGCCCCGCTCGGTCAGCCGCTCCGCCTCGGGCTGACCGTCCTCGCCGGGGTGTCTTTGCAACTCGACGTAGAGCCTGTCCCCGAAGGCCGCCGCGAGCCGTGCCATCAGGGCCTCCGCCGCCGGCCGCTGGCCATTGCGCAGCAGCATCCCCACGGGTCCGTCCGGCCCGCCGGTCAGGCAGATGACATCGCCGCTCAGCGCCTCCAGCTCCTCCAGCGTGACTTCGGGCCGCGCCCCGCCCTTGTCGATGTAAAGGCAGGAATTGAGCTTCATCAGGTTCTCGTATCCCGTTTCGGTCTGCGCGAGCAGCACGACGGGCGCGGGGTCGCGCGGCTTCTCGCCGGGCTGGACCTGAATGTAGGCCAAATCGACCTGGCAGCCGAGGATGGGCTGGATACCGGCCCCCGCCATCCCGACAGAGAACTCCAGCGCCGCGAACATGTTGTTGGTATCGGTCAGCGCCAGCGCCGGCATGCCCGCGTCGCGGCACATCTGCGGCAGCTTCTTCAGCCGCAACGCCCCTTCCAGCAGGGAGTATTCGGAATGGGTGCGCAGGTGAATGAATCGGGGGGCGTTTGTCATGGCCAGACCGTACCGGCACCGGGGCAGAGGGGCAATCGGCGGGGGGCCGCCGGGCCCCGCAAAAATACTTAGCATGTTTGCTAAGTATTTGTTGACGGCGCCCGTGGACCGCGCATAGTGGCGCCCATGAGCCAGCGCCGCCTCGACCTCGTCTTCGCCACCCTGGCGGACTCCACGCGCCGGGCCGTGGTGGAACGCCTCGCCAGCGGTCCCGCCTCGGTCTCGGAACTGGCCGGGCCGCATGACATGGCCCTGCCGACCTTCATGCGCCACCTCAAGGTGCTGGAGGACGCGGGGCTGGTGCGGTCGGTCAAGAAAGGCCGGGTGCGGACCTGCCATATCGAGGCCGCGCCGCTGATGGAGGTCCAGGGCTGGCTCGCCTGGCAGCGCCAGGTCTGGGAACAACGGCTCGACAGGCTCGACGCGCTGGCCCTGTCACTTGAAAAGGACATCGAATGACCGATCACGACCGGGAACGCGACCTTGAACTGACCCGCATCATCGCGGCCTCTCCCCGCGCGCTGTGGCGCTGCTGGACGGAGCCGGACCTGCTTCGCCAGTGGTTCTGCCCGGCGCCCTACAAGGTCACCCGGGCCGAGATCGACCCACGGCCGGGCGGCATCTTCCTGACGGCGATGCAGGCGCCCGACGGCACCGACTTCGACGCCGAGGCCGGGTGCGTGCTCGAAGCCGAGCCCGACCGGCGGTTCACCTTCACCGACGCCCTCGGGCCGAGTTTTCGCCCGACCGGCGGCGGCTTCATGACCGGCGTCATCACGATGGAAGCGGTCGAAGGCGGCACCCGCTACACCGCCCGCGTCAGGCACGCGACCGAGGCGGACCGGCAAAAGCACATCGACATGGGTTTCCACGAGGGCTGGGGCACGGCGGCGGATCAGCTGGCGGCACTGGCGGCGACCCTGGGCGACTGAGCGATCCGGCGGTGCCGCCCCGGCGGGCACCCTCTTTGGCCGGGCGTGTTTTGCCGCGGGATCCGCGCGCTTTTGCTTGCCAGGCCGACGGGAAATTCCCTAGTCTGTCAAACGTCAACGGGCCGCCCCCCTTCTACGTCGCATCGAAGGGGGCAGACACAGCCCCAATCCGGGTAACGCGACAGGTTCCACAATGGACATCACGTTTCTTCTCAACGGAGAACCCGTGTCGCTGACCGACGTGTCCCCCACCACCACGCTTCTGGACTGGCTGCGCGAGGTGCGCGGCCTGACCGGCACCAAGGAAGGGTGCAACGAAGGCGACTGCGGGGCCTGCACGGTCATGATCTCCGACGCCGGCGGCGCGCGCGCGCTCAATGGCTGCATCCTGTTCCTGCCGCAGGTGCAGGGCAAGCATGTCACCACGGTCGAAGGGCTGGCAGCCCCGGACGGCAGCCTGCACCCGGTCCAGCAGGCCCTGGTGGATCATCACGGCAGCCAGTGCGGTTTCTGCACGCCGGGCTTCGCGGTCTCCATGGCCTGCGCGCATCTCAACGGGCGCACCGATCACGACACGCAGCTGGCGGGGAACCTCTGTCGCTGCACGGGCTATGCCCCGATCATCCGCGCCGCCCTGGACGCGGCATCGGCCCCGGTGCCCGGGCATCTGGAAAACCTGTCCCTTCATTGTTCCGAAAATACCACCGGGGGGTCCGGGGGGCTGGCCCCCCGGGTCGTGCAACCCGCGCATTCCGACGATCTGGCGCGCTGGTACGCCGACCACCCGGATGCCACCCTGATCGCCGGCGCCACCGACGTGGGGCTCTGGGTCACGAAGCAGTTCAGGGATCTTGGCGATGTCGCCTTTCTGGGCCGCTGCGCCGATCTGCGCGGCATCACCGACGCGGGCGATCACTGGCGCATCGGGGCGATGACCAGCCTCACCGCGCTCGAGGCGCATTTCGCCCCCCACCATCCGAGCCTCGCCGCCATGCTGCGGCGCTACGGCTCGGTCCAGGTCCGCAACGCGGCCACCATCGGCGGGAACATCGCCAACGGCTCTCCCATCGGCGACGGCCCGCCCGCGCTGATCGCCCTGGGTGCCACGCTGCACCTGCGCCGCGGCGACGACCGTCGCAGCCTGCCGCTGGAGGCGTTCTTTCTCGACTACGGCAAGCAGGACCGCGCGCCCGGCGAATTCGTCGAGGCCGTCACGGTCCCGAAACAGCCCGACACCCTGCGCTGCTACAAGCTGTCGAAGCGGTTCGACCAGGATATTTCCGCCGTCTGCGGCTGCATCAACATCGTGCGCACCGACGGCGGGATCGGCAGCGCGCGGATCGCCTTCGGCGGCATGGCCGGTGTCCCGAAACGCGCGGCGGCGGCCGAAGCGGCCTTGACCGGCGCCCCCTTCACCGCCGACAGCTTCCGCGCGGCGATGGCGGCGCTGAAGGAGGACTTCCAACCCATGTCCGACATGCGCGCCTCGGCCGGCTACCGGATGGAGACGGCACAGAACATGCTGCTGCGGTGCTTTCACGACCTTTCCGGGACGATGACGGATGTCAGGGGGGTGAGCGCATGAGCGTATCGCGCCCCCTGCCCCATGACGCGGCCCGCCTGCACGTGACCGGGGCGGCCCGCTATGTCGACGACATCCCGGTCCCGCAGGGCACGCTGCACCTTGCCTTCGGCCTGAGCACGGTTGCGCGGGGCCGCATCACGGCAATGGACCTCGATCCGGTAAGGCAGGCACCCGGCGTCGTGGCGGTGCTCACGTCGGAAGACCTGCCGTTCGAGGCCGACTGCTCGCCGTCGAACCATGACGAACCCCTGCTGGCACAGGGGGCGGTGCACTACCTTGGGCAGCCCGTGTTCCTCGTGATCGCGACGTCGCACCTCGCGGCGCGGCGCGCGGCGCGGCTTGGCCAAGTGGAGATCGAGGCGGAGCCCCCGGTGCTGACGATCGAGGACGCGCTTGCCGCCGGTGCTCGGTTCGAGGACGGGCCGCGCGTCTATGCCAAGGGCGACCCGTCGGCGGGCCTCGCGCGTGCGCCGCACCGTCTGTCGGGTTGCATCCACATCGGCGGACAGGAACATTTCTACCTCGAAGGCCAGGCCGCGCTGGCCCTGCCGCAGGACGACGGCGCCATGGCCGTGCATTCCTCGACCCAGCACCCGACCGAGATCCAGCACAAGGTCGCCCATGCCATCGGGCGGCCGATGCATGCCGTGCGGGTGGAAACCCGGCGCATGGGCGGCGGTTTCGGCGGCAAGGAAAGCCAGGGCAACGCGCTGGCCATCGCCTGCGCCGTCGCGGCCCGGCACACAGGCCGGCCCTGCAAGATGCGCTACGACCGGGACGACGACATGATCGTGACCGGCAAGCGGCACGATTTCCGCATCGATTACGACGTGGGCTTCGACGACGCGGGACGCATCGCGGCGCTGACCTTCACCCAATATGCCCGATGCGGCTGGTCCATGGACCTCAGCCTGCCGGTGGCGGACAGGGCCATGCTGCACGCCGACAACGCCTATCATCTGGAACATGTGTCGATCACCTCGCACCGTCTGCGGACCAGCACCCAGTCGGCCACCGCCTTTCGCGGCTTCGGCGGGCCACAGGGAATGATGGGCATCGAAAAGGTGATGGACCACATCGCCCATGCGCGGGGCCTCGATCCGCTGGCGGTGCGGCGGGCGAACTACTATGCCGACCACCGCAGCGCCCCCGCCGAAACCGGCAACGACAGCGCCCCCGTCACCGCCACCCCGGCAGAGGACAACGCCTCGCGCGGGGGGCCCGTCGCCCCGGCCAAGGCCCCGCCGGCGCCCCCCGACGGCGTCCAGACCACGCCCTACCACCAGGCGGTGACGGATTGCGTCATCAACGCACTGACCGACCGGCTGGCGGCAGGCTGCGATTACACGGCGCGGCGGGCAGCGATCGCGGACTGGAACGCGGGCCAGCCAGTGCTGAAACGCGGGATCGCCCTGACCCCGGTAAAGTTCGGCATTTCGTTCACGCTCACGCACCTCAACCAGGCGGGCGCGCTGGTGCATATCTACCAGGACGGGTCGATCCACCTGAACCACG is a genomic window of Sulfitobacter alexandrii containing:
- the xdhA gene encoding xanthine dehydrogenase small subunit, with product MDITFLLNGEPVSLTDVSPTTTLLDWLREVRGLTGTKEGCNEGDCGACTVMISDAGGARALNGCILFLPQVQGKHVTTVEGLAAPDGSLHPVQQALVDHHGSQCGFCTPGFAVSMACAHLNGRTDHDTQLAGNLCRCTGYAPIIRAALDAASAPVPGHLENLSLHCSENTTGGSGGLAPRVVQPAHSDDLARWYADHPDATLIAGATDVGLWVTKQFRDLGDVAFLGRCADLRGITDAGDHWRIGAMTSLTALEAHFAPHHPSLAAMLRRYGSVQVRNAATIGGNIANGSPIGDGPPALIALGATLHLRRGDDRRSLPLEAFFLDYGKQDRAPGEFVEAVTVPKQPDTLRCYKLSKRFDQDISAVCGCINIVRTDGGIGSARIAFGGMAGVPKRAAAAEAALTGAPFTADSFRAAMAALKEDFQPMSDMRASAGYRMETAQNMLLRCFHDLSGTMTDVRGVSA
- a CDS encoding SRPBCC family protein, with product MTDHDRERDLELTRIIAASPRALWRCWTEPDLLRQWFCPAPYKVTRAEIDPRPGGIFLTAMQAPDGTDFDAEAGCVLEAEPDRRFTFTDALGPSFRPTGGGFMTGVITMEAVEGGTRYTARVRHATEADRQKHIDMGFHEGWGTAADQLAALAATLGD
- a CDS encoding ArsR/SmtB family transcription factor encodes the protein MSQRRLDLVFATLADSTRRAVVERLASGPASVSELAGPHDMALPTFMRHLKVLEDAGLVRSVKKGRVRTCHIEAAPLMEVQGWLAWQRQVWEQRLDRLDALALSLEKDIE
- the dnaE gene encoding DNA polymerase III subunit alpha translates to MTNAPRFIHLRTHSEYSLLEGALRLKKLPQMCRDAGMPALALTDTNNMFAALEFSVGMAGAGIQPILGCQVDLAYIQVQPGEKPRDPAPVVLLAQTETGYENLMKLNSCLYIDKGGARPEVTLEELEALSGDVICLTGGPDGPVGMLLRNGQRPAAEALMARLAAAFGDRLYVELQRHPGEDGQPEAERLTERGLVEMAYAMDLPLVATNDVYFPKADMYEAHDALICIAEGAYVDQQQPRRRLTAQHYFKTEAEMVALFADLPEALENTVEIARRCAFMAYRRAPILPKFADDEVAELRRQAQEGLRARLAIIPHAAPVEDYEKRLEFELGIIEGMGFPGYFLIVADFIKWAKAHDIPVGPGRGSGAGSLVAYALLITDLDPLRYSLLFERFLNPERVSMPDFDIDFCMDRREEVIQYVQRKYGRDKVGQIITFGALLSKAAVRDIGRVLQMPYGQVDRLSKMIPVEGVKPVSIEKALADEPRLREEAKNEEVVARLLDYGQQVEGLLRNASTHAAGVVIGDRPLDALVPLYQDPRSDMPATQFNMKWVEQAGLVKFDFLGLKTLTVIQNAVDQIKASGRHLHIAADGTELFTPPEGLLDDISTIPLDDEASYRLYASARTVAVFQVESSGMMDALKRMKPTCIEDIVALVALYRPGPMENIPTYCDVKNGKRELESIHPLIDDILEETQGIIVYQEQVMQIAQVMAGYSLGGADLLRRAMGKKIAEEMAKERPKFEKGAMENGVDKKKATEVFDLLEKFANYGFNKSHAAAYAVVSYQTAWLKANHPVEFMAGVMNCDIHLTDKLAVYFEEVRKRLELPWVPPCVNRSDATFKVVDGALVYALGALKNVGLEAMKLITEGRKVDGRDRPFATLFDLARRVDLKRVGKRPLEMLARSGAFDELDPNRRRVFQALDALVAYSAAVHEQKASNQVSLFGEAGDDLPEPRMLPCDDWLPAERLTEEFKAVGFYLSGHPLDDYMTPLKRKWGNDRGVPFLTLDELTAKVTERGAMNARLAGVVAGRQERKSARGNRFAFAQLSDPTGGYEVTLFSDTLELARDHLETGSKVVVTVEATMESDQLKLLGRSVAPVDMAVADAGSIGLRVFVDAADAIPAVAQVLEGARSAARAGGKGPIQLCLMDPGLPGEVEVDLGFEYPVTPQIKGAIRSLGGVLEVQEI
- the xdhB gene encoding xanthine dehydrogenase molybdopterin binding subunit — translated: MSVSRPLPHDAARLHVTGAARYVDDIPVPQGTLHLAFGLSTVARGRITAMDLDPVRQAPGVVAVLTSEDLPFEADCSPSNHDEPLLAQGAVHYLGQPVFLVIATSHLAARRAARLGQVEIEAEPPVLTIEDALAAGARFEDGPRVYAKGDPSAGLARAPHRLSGCIHIGGQEHFYLEGQAALALPQDDGAMAVHSSTQHPTEIQHKVAHAIGRPMHAVRVETRRMGGGFGGKESQGNALAIACAVAARHTGRPCKMRYDRDDDMIVTGKRHDFRIDYDVGFDDAGRIAALTFTQYARCGWSMDLSLPVADRAMLHADNAYHLEHVSITSHRLRTSTQSATAFRGFGGPQGMMGIEKVMDHIAHARGLDPLAVRRANYYADHRSAPAETGNDSAPVTATPAEDNASRGGPVAPAKAPPAPPDGVQTTPYHQAVTDCVINALTDRLAAGCDYTARRAAIADWNAGQPVLKRGIALTPVKFGISFTLTHLNQAGALVHIYQDGSIHLNHGGTEMGQGLFQKVAQVAASRFGVPLEAVKITATDTGKVPNTSATAASSGSDLNGMAVQNACDELRERIRAHLAERFQTTDITFAGGKVRAGGEEITFAEAAASAYQARISLSATGFYKTPDIEWDRIRGQGRPFFYFAYGAACTEVVIDTLTGENRILRTDILHDAGASLNPAIDIGQIEGGYVQGAGWLTTEELVWDDKGALKTHAPSTYKIPACSDRPPVFNVALWDQPNPAQTIYRSKAVGEPPLMLGISAFMALSDAVAACGPAYGDLQAPATAEAVLAAVRRARA